The genome window ACTTCTTCGAACTACGCTCCGAGATTTCACCATCCGCTGCTAACTCTGAACGGCGCTTAATTTCTTTTCGCCATGCATCAGCAACTGCTTCATCAGACTGGCTATCAAGGCTTTGAATAAGGAGTTGAGCCAGCGTAGCCCGGTCACTTGAAGACAACTTCAAGGCCTTCTGGGTAATGTCTGAATATGCCTGAATCATAAATGAAGAACCGATTGATCAACTGAAAAGGTCAATTAAGAAAGCCATGATTCGATAGCCTCGATGAGACTCTCCATTTCGTCTTCTGTGCCTATGCTAATGCGAAGAAAAGCGCAAGTGTCGGGATGTTTCGGAAAATGTCTGACGAGGATTTTATTTGCTTTGAGGTGATCGAATAGAGACTTCGCGATCTCTGCTCCAAATCGATCACCAATCAGAGGACGCGTAAAAAGGAAGTTTCCGCTCGATTTGTAAGTGAACCAACCCCAGGCATCGAATTTTGTCCTGTAGTATTCACGGTTGCGGATGATTTTCTCGGTTATGGCTTTGAAGTATGTTTGATCTTCGAGAGCAGCTTGGGCCCCAGCTTGGGCCAGGCCATCGACATTGTAGGAGTCACGCACTTTATCTAAAACAGCTACTGTGCTGGGATCAGCCAGTGCAAAGCCGACACGTAGTCCGGCTAGGCTGTAACTCTTTGAGAAGGTCCTAGTTACCACACAATTGGGATACTCGTTCAGAAGTTCGACTGCACTCTCGTCGGCAAAGTCCGCATACGCTTCGTCGACGACAAAAATACCTGAGAAGCGATCGAGGATTTCCCTCAGGATTGTG of Opitutales bacterium contains these proteins:
- a CDS encoding addiction module protein; its protein translation is MIQAYSDITQKALKLSSSDRATLAQLLIQSLDSQSDEAVADAWRKEIKRRSELAADGEISERSSKKSIQDLKARIAE
- the hisC gene encoding histidinol-phosphate transaminase, producing MFNASELAMPYLRPLQAYAPGEQPTEENWVKLNTNENPYPPSPQVDAAIQKAIGLLRKYPSPTSAPLRTSLARHFKLGADQVFVGNGSDDVLNLLVRAFSGDNPVAAMQPSYSLYPVLTGIAGKQIVHIPFGDSMEVDIDAIANSDANLFFMTSPNAPTGLAIPNTILREILDRFSGIFVVDEAYADFADESAVELLNEYPNCVVTRTFSKSYSLAGLRVGFALADPSTVAVLDKVRDSYNVDGLAQAGAQAALEDQTYFKAITEKIIRNREYYRTKFDAWGWFTYKSSGNFLFTRPLIGDRFGAEIAKSLFDHLKANKILVRHFPKHPDTCAFLRISIGTEDEMESLIEAIESWLS